In the genome of Holophagales bacterium, the window CCAGGTGATGCTCCGGCTCGAGATCGACGGGCAGGCGGTGCACTACCAGTACCTGACGTTCAAGAACCCGGGCCTGATGAAGTCGAAGGCGCTGCGCGTGGACGTGGCGCCCGACCCGGCGCAGATGACGGCGTACAAGGACCCCGGGCTCGCCTGGGGCGCGGGTCACAAGAACCTGAAGGTGGGCCCCGAGGCCTACACGTTCTTCCTCGGGCAGCTCTCCCCCGGCCGGCACACTGTGGTGCTGCGCGACTTCGACTTCGGAGAATCGAAGTCGACCGGGTCGTTCACGGTGGAGGGAAGCGACTACGCCGCCTACGCCAAGCTCCACGAGCAGATGAAGGGGGCGGTGGCGGCGTCGGCCACGTTCCCCGAGGCGAAGATGAAGAACGCCGCGCTCGAGGCGGAGATGAAGAAGCTCCTCGGAAACGCGGGCTGGAAGGGGATCAAGCGCCTCGCCATCGTCGACAAGGACTGGTGGATCGACCGGGTCTCCGGGGGCGACAGCCCGGTGGAGTCGCGCCACATGGCCGCCGCCGCCGAGGCGTGCGACGGGGCCGGCTGCTACTACAAGGTCTGCACCTTCCACCAGCGCTCGCTCCTCGGCGGAGGCTTCGGCAAGCTGGAGCTGACGGACCAGGGGGAGAGAAAGGCCCTGCCGAAGTAGAGAGGGAGGCTGGGGGTCAGGTCTACCGTCTACACTCTACGCGGTCGCGTAGAGTGTAGACGGTAGACCTGACCCCCTCCTGCTTGTGACAAGACGTTGGGGCGGGAACGTCTTACGTACGATGGAACTCGTCATGGACGTCGAAGCTCCCGCGGGCCCTGGTCGGGATGTGGAGTGGGCCGCGGCGCTGCGGGGCTCCTTCCAGGCTCTCGCCGGGGGCGATGCCGCGGCCCTCGAGACGATCTGGGAGGTGGCGAGCCGTCGGCTCTACGGGCTCGCGCTCTGGCGGACCGGGAACGCGGAAGACGCGAGCGACGTGGTGCAGGAGGTCTTCGTCCGGCTGGCTTCCCGGCGGGTGGAGCTCTCGCGGGTGTCGACGCCGCACGTGTGGCTCCTGGCTGTGACGCACAACGCCGCCATGGATCGTGTGCGGCGCCGCGAGCGCCGACGTTCCGAGCCGATCGAGAGCGCCGCGCTCGTGGCCGCCCCGGTGCACGACCCCGGACGAAGGGTCGAGGCCGAGCGGATGTCGCGGCTCCTTGCCGAGCTGCCCGAGGCCCAGCGCGAAGCCGTTGCGCTGCGGCACGTCGAGGGGTGCTCTTACCGCGAGATCGGGCGCATCACCGGCGTGCCGACGTTCACCGCGGCGAGCCGCTGCCGTCTCGGGCTCGCGCGTCTTCGGCGGCTGATGGAGGGATTTCGATGAATCGCGACGACCTGTTCCGGGGCTTCGAGCCCCCTCCCCCGCCGCCCGGGCTGCGCGAGGCTGCGCTTCGGGCCGGGCGCGCGGCGATGGCCGCCTCCCCAGCGCCCGACCGCTGGACGGCTCTCTTCACGAGCCGGAGCCTGCGCGTCGCCTGGCTGACCGCCGTCCTCGTCCTCACGTTCGCCCACGCCCGCGTCCCGCGGGAGGGCCGTGCCGTCGTCACCGCGGCAGGCGCCGAGCTCGAGCTGACCGAGGTCGCGCAGCTCTCCCGCCTTGCCGAGAACTCCCCGCGCGCTGCCGCGGGTTTTGCCCTCGAAGGAGGTCCGCTGTGAACCGCTCCCGAACCTACGTCCTCGGTGCCCTCGCGCTCGTGATCGCCCTCGCAGCCACGCTCGGCGTGCGGCTCCTCCGCGCCGAGGACCGGGGCGCGCCGGGCCACCCGGCGCTGAACCTCCTGCGGCACACCGAGGCCGCCCCCGCAGCCCGTGTCCCCGCCCCGGCCGCCCTCCCCGCAGGACTGCTCGAGGTCCCCTACTGGGGCTCGCCGGCCGGCATGGACGGCTGGCCCGTCGCGTTCCGGACCGACCTCGACCTCCTCGCGCCGCTCGGCGACGGGCCCGCGAATGCGGCCCTCTGGCTGAAGGACTTCACGAGGCCCGACGGGCCGCGATTCGCGGAGGCGGAGGCCGCGATGAAGCGCCGGGTGGACGGCGCCCGGGACCTCGGGAAGGTCCTCCCGCCGGACGATCCGCTCCTCAGGGAGGCCGAGCCGTGGGCCGACCAGGCGACGATGCGCTTCTACCCCGACATCCTTCCGATCCGGGGATTCGAGACGCCGATCCCGAACCTCCTCGTGTCGCTGAACGTGGCGAAGTCGTGGGTCTCGCGCGCGCTGGCGGATCCCGATGCCCCTGGCGCCCTCGACGACTGCCGAAGGGCCATCCGCTGGGGGCGCCTGCTCCGCCAGGAAGGGACGACCGTCATCCAGGACCTCGTCGGCCTCGCGTGCATCCGGAGCGGCGCGCAGGGGATCTACGAGATCGCCTCACGCCGCGGGGAGGCGCCGACGGCGCTCGTGGCCGCGATCGTCCTCGGAGAGCACGCCCCGCAGAGGCTACGCACGCAGCAGCTCGTCACGAAGCTCTCGGTCCTCGACGAGGGAGGCTTTCGGATCACCGACCGCAAGGTCGAGGAGCTCGCCGAGGCGATCCGCACGCTGCCCGACCTGCGATTTCGCGGCGAGGCGATCATCCAGATGGCGATCGTCCGGAGCGTCGGGACGAGGGACCAGCGCGAGCGCGCCGAGGAGGCCCTGCGCGGGGCCGCCGCGACGAAGGACCCCGTGCAAGCCGCTCTCGTCCGCTGGGCGCAGGGATCGGACTTCTCGAAGAGCGATCTCCTGAAGATGGCCGGCGCCGAGTAGGGAGCTGGGGGTCAGGTCTACCTTCTACACTCTACGCGGGCCGCGTAGAGTGTAGAAGGTAGACCTGACCCCATCTTGGGGCAGCGCCCCCGGCTCAGTGCGCGAGCCAGCGCTCGACGTCGATGGCGCTCTTGCAGCCTTCGCCGGCGGCGCTGACGGCCTGGCGGTAGATGTGGTCGGCGACGTCGCCGGCGGCGAAGACGCCTTCGACCGACGTGTAGGTCGTCGGGTGCTTCACCTCGAGGTAGCCGACGTCGTTCATCGCGAGCTTGCCGCGGAAGATCTTCGTGTTGGGCTCGTGGCCGATGGCCGAGAAGTAGCCCTTCACCGGGATCTCGCGCTCGGCGCCGGTCTTGAGGTTCTTCACGCGGATGCCGGCGACGCCGGTCTCGGGCTCGCCGAGGATCTCGGTGATGGTGCTGTCCCAGAGGACCTCGATCTTCGGGTTGTCGAGGGTGCGCTGGGCCATGATCTTCGAGGCGCGGAACTCGTTGCGGCGGTGGACGAGCCAGACCTTCGTCGCGAACTTGGTGAGGAAGTTCGCCTCTTCCATGGCGGTGTCGCCGCCGCCGACGATGGCGACCTCCTTGCCGCGGAAGAAGAAGCCGTCGCACGTGGCGCAGGCGGAGACGCCGTGCCCCATGAGCTTCTGCTCGCTCGGGAGGCCGAGGTACTTGGCCGTGGCGCCGGAGGCGATGATGAGGGCGTCGCACGTGACCTTCGCGCCGCTCTCGAGGGAGAGCGTGAAGGGGCGCTTGTCGAGGTCGGCGTCGACGACGGTGTCGGTGGCGACCTCGGTGCCGAAGCGGACGGCCTGCTTGCGGGTGACGTCCATCAGCTCGGTGCCCTGGATGCCGTGCTCGAAGCCGGGGTAGTTCTCGACCTCGGTCGTGGTGGTGAGCTGCCCGCCCGGCTGGACGCCCTCGAGGACGAGAGGCTCGAGGTTGGCGCGGGAGGCGTAGATGGCGGCGGTGAGGCCCGCGGGCCCCGACCCGATGATGACGACCTTGTAGTGGCTCTTGTTCGGCATGGTTTCCTCGCTGTAGACCTGACCCCGAAAGGGGAGTTTACTGCGGGCTCAGACAGGAGGTTCCGGATGGCCGATCTCAAGGGAACGAAGACTCACGCCAACCTGCTGCGCGCCTTCGCCGAAGAGAGCCAGGCGAACCGTCGCTACCTCTACTTTGCCGACAAGGCCGACATCGAGGGCTACCCCGAGATCGCCGGCAACTTCCGCGACACGGCGGAAGGAGAGACGGGGCACGCGCACGGCCACATGGACTTCCTCAAGGCCGCGGGCGACCCGGCCACGGGTCTCCCGTTCGGCACGACCGAGCTGAACCTCGAGGCGGCGGTGGAGGGCGAGACGTACGAGGCCACGCAGATGTACCCGTCCTTCGCCAGGACCGCCCGCGAGGAGGGCTTCACCGAAGTGGCCGACTGGTTCGAGACGCTCGCGCGCGCCGAGAAGTCGCACGCGAACCGTTTCGCGAAGATGCTCGCGAGCCTTCAGGAGTAAACCCCGACTTCCTTCCCGTTGGAGAACGGCGCTCTTCTCGAGGCGGCGTCGCGACCCTCTTTTCGAAATCGCCGTGTGGTAGATTTTTCGGGATGCTCCTCTACATCCTGCGTCACGCCGAGGCGGAAGCCCTTTCCCCGAGCGGTCTCGACGCGGACCGCGCCCTCACCGACGCGGGTACGAAACGGATGAAGCTCGTGGCGCGCGCCATCGCGAGAATGGAGCCTGGGTTCGA includes:
- a CDS encoding sigma-70 family RNA polymerase sigma factor, producing the protein MDVEAPAGPGRDVEWAAALRGSFQALAGGDAAALETIWEVASRRLYGLALWRTGNAEDASDVVQEVFVRLASRRVELSRVSTPHVWLLAVTHNAAMDRVRRRERRRSEPIESAALVAAPVHDPGRRVEAERMSRLLAELPEAQREAVALRHVEGCSYREIGRITGVPTFTAASRCRLGLARLRRLMEGFR
- a CDS encoding rubrerythrin, which produces MADLKGTKTHANLLRAFAEESQANRRYLYFADKADIEGYPEIAGNFRDTAEGETGHAHGHMDFLKAAGDPATGLPFGTTELNLEAAVEGETYEATQMYPSFARTAREEGFTEVADWFETLARAEKSHANRFAKMLASLQE
- the trxB gene encoding thioredoxin-disulfide reductase, with product MPNKSHYKVVIIGSGPAGLTAAIYASRANLEPLVLEGVQPGGQLTTTTEVENYPGFEHGIQGTELMDVTRKQAVRFGTEVATDTVVDADLDKRPFTLSLESGAKVTCDALIIASGATAKYLGLPSEQKLMGHGVSACATCDGFFFRGKEVAIVGGGDTAMEEANFLTKFATKVWLVHRRNEFRASKIMAQRTLDNPKIEVLWDSTITEILGEPETGVAGIRVKNLKTGAEREIPVKGYFSAIGHEPNTKIFRGKLAMNDVGYLEVKHPTTYTSVEGVFAAGDVADHIYRQAVSAAGEGCKSAIDVERWLAH